The sequence CAATGAAGCATCAATCTGAAGCGCAAGTCAAGCTAGATGCTAACGACCCACAAAAAGGAGAGCAAGAAATGTGTACTAGAGGTAGAACCagaaaggaaaagattaaaaagCCATCCAGTTCCCTTTGCAAAGGTCACATCAGAAAACACTGAAACTTCTGGTGGGAGAATAAAGAGGAATGatgattattttatatacaaagtTAGTAACTATGGCaacctaaggaaaaagaaaacaagtctgCAAAACAGACTATAATCTAAGTCCAGGTTATGAGAATCCAGGGAAAGAAAaaacggtaaaaaaaaaaaaaaagaccccaaagTTTGTGAGTGGTTGGGGGAGATTGGACCCTCGGACTGAGGAGCTGTTCTGAGGAAGGAGCTAGACTCAGGAGATGCTACAGGAGGGGCTGTTTGTTGAGAGGAAAATTCTGGACAGGAAGAAGTATTCTCAGAATCACACTCAGCAACAGTGGGTATGACAGAATGGAAAACTGGAAGCGCAGCTCTTTATCCCAGATACAAAAGTGTTATTATTTTTACgagtcaaggtctcactctgtcgcccaggctggagagcagaggtGCGACCATAGCTCAcagtagcctccaactcctgtgctcaagtggtcctcccgccttggcttcccaacgtAGTTCCATAAGAAGTActtttgaggctgggtgcagcggcctcaatagtcccagcttctcaacAGCACCCAGCCTCAAAAGTACCTCTTTGCGCAGGAAGGGCCCGTGGACTTACTTCATGAGAAGCAAGGAAAATACAGTGAGACTGAGGTGTGATGAAAAGATGGCTAGAACCCTGGGCAAGTCCCTGAACCTCTCCGAGCCTCAGTCTTTTTGGTACTTCAGTCTTCACATccatcaaatgagataatgaaagTATACCACATGAGTACTATGAATTAAGTCAGATATGAACTTGGGGAAATGAACCACTGaccatcaccaacatcatcaTTTCCACCCAACCCCAACCAAATCCTTGGAAGTCACCGATTTCAATAATCCCAGTGCTGTAGGCCATACAAGTAAGTTTTTACATGTTAGGCAAAAGATGAAATTTAGATCATCGAATAAAAGTGGATTATTCCATCTAAGACATCACACTTCTTAGGCTGTAACAGCTGAAACCCATGTTCTAGGTAGACCAGGCTACTCCTATTTGAAGTGATCCCTCTCCCTAGGCCTGCTGCCCCCACAATCTCTGCAGGTACAATTGAAATGTGCACCTTAAGGCTAGCTGCAATGCCAATCTATCTTACGCTCACCTGATTTCCCAGTAACTTCCCTCTTCTGACCGGCCAAGGCCctagtttcatatttttattttagtttttgttaaaTTATACCAGATATCCTGGTTAGCAATCTATGGCTTAACTCTTCTACTTAACCCTGAGAAATGCTGGCACATTCTGTAGATGTTTTGAGGTCGGGGGACTAGATTTCTTACTCAGTCTTCCGGCCTCCCCAGGGAGACCTACAGTCATTTCCAAGGTGCCTGTGCATTGAGGAAGGGAAAGTAACGAAACTTAGTGGATTACTGAACACTAGTTCCAAAAAGACACCAATTCCCAAAGAACCAAAGTGTCACTGCGGTCCACCAGTCAGAACAGGACTGATGGAGGGCAGGTGATccatggagttttagctcaggccCAACTCACAGTGGGCCCCCGACCCCAACCACAACTGTGGGTATTTCCCCAGTTTCAGGATATATAATTGCAATAGACATATGCAGCAACCACTAAAATCTCCACATGAAATTCAGTTTTTTGAGCTGAGAGGAACAAACAAAATTTACTTAAGTTTTATAATTCCCTTGTCTGGTATAATCTGACAGTTGTATAAGATGAGTAAGAGCTACAAATTTAGCTTACTTCCCTGAGAGGGAGAAAACAGGCAGGTTATTTGGCCATAGTAAGGATTTGAGGTAAATTAGCCTGTGAAAGCCTACTGGGTTCCAGgtactattttaaaagtttattatgaGAGCTGTCTCATCTTACCAGGCTCCGTTTTACAGGTGGGGCAACTAAGGCTGAGAAAGGCTTCAGAGTCTGCCCAAGGGCCCTGCCATGAGTAACTGGGGGAGGATAGGAGACAGCCCCCACAGCAAGTTCTCCCCCCAGACCATGCTGCCTCCCAGCTCACAGAGGGCTAAAAAGTGTACTTCCGAGAGCCAGGCCTGCCTTTGGGGACAGTTTTCCTACCTTTCCCTCAAGTCTGACAGTCAGGCGACCATAATATAAATTAGGTATTTCAAAACATATCCTATGCCAGTTCACAGGGAGAGAAGATGCTTAAACCCAAGAAAAAAACCAAGCAGGTGTCTCGCATCGCATTTGTCATGGAAATTGATCAGTAGTGCTGAAGCTCCCAATAAAACATGGCTTGCTTCGCTGAAAAACGTGAGGCCAGCAGGCTTAGCATAAGGACAAGCCAGTAGGAGCTTTGGAAAGACAGGCACTTCctggaaagaaatacaaaatgctctGGATTTTACAAGCCTATCCTTAAGGCTCCTCCAGAAGTTAGATTTCCAGGTTTTAGTCAACGCCACTTAAACAATTTCTGAGCACACACTGCTCTTGAGACACAGCGCTGCGGTGAGATGAGGGGCACCCCTGCCCTTACATAGGCTTCTGGTCATTAGAAGCAGAATGACTACAGCTGTAAGAACTAGGAAGCGGGCCCAGATCTGCCAGGAGTCGGGAGAGAAGCTGGGATGAGAGGAAGGCAAGCTGAGAATAACTGCGAGAGTCCCTGCAGCTGTGTCTCCCAGGATGAGGGGAGTGGGCACAGGAGCACGAGGGTGTGCTCCAGGGACACAAGCAGTCTGGGTAATCACAGAAGAGTTCCAGTGAATGTGCCGCAACGAGCCTGGAGCGCTTCTAAGGCGGATTTAGACTCCAAGAAATGGGAAGTGACTGAaagttcttaatatattttatttatttacttattttgaaacggtctagctctgttgcccaggccggagtgcagccaatcacagctcactgctgcctctatATTCTGGGCTCAAGGgggcctcccacctcagcctcttgagtagcagggactacaggcatgcgccaccatgcctggctatatttttctattttttgtagagacagggtcttcttatgtttcccaggctggtcttcaactcctgggctcaggcagtccttccacctcagcctccttaagtactgggattataggcatgagccaccacgcctggccactgaCGTATTTTAGAGATATGTTGCTTACAGAATCTACAAGTCACCAATTTCAAGACATACCATTTAAGTAAGCCATATAGGCTACTGACAACGCTATGGACACACCATTGACTAAGTCAACCTCTGATTTCAGAGACGTTCAATTGTGAAAAAGCATATATTCGACAATGAAACAAGTTTCTTAAGGAGGCATGAGGGGTTGGCGATGGGAGACAGACTAGTGGCTGACTGACTTACCAAGAGGCTCTGAAACCCGGTAAAGTGAGGGCTGGCAAGGGAGGAGGTGTGAAGAGGACGTGAAAGGTCTTAGAAGTTtaggataaataaaatttaataacttGTCACgtaagacagaaaggaagaattcAGAGTATCTATTCAGATAGTAATTACATTTCCTCTCATAGGTGAGGAAACTCAGGAgcagattaagtaacttgcctcgTTGAGGGCAGGACCTTGAGTTTCATAGCCTAGATTCTCAGCAGAAGCACTGCAACTGCCTCAGTGCCAGCAGCAAAATCGCACACCTGGATGTGTTAGTTCCCACAGTGGACTCTGACGCATGTCCCCAAGAGTTTAATGTTCATCCAGTCCCTCGTGATGGTCCAACCatacaacatgcagatttgtctTTCAGCAGAGGACTAATCAGGACTTTGACTTACGCACACTAGGATGACAGCAATTCAGCAGTACATATAGGAAGCCTTAAAAATGCTCAatccatttgaaagaaaaatcccACTTGAGGAATGTATTCCAAAAGTGTCAAAAAGACACAAACAAGCCTTCCCAcccaacaaaaaaaccacacaccaAACACTAGAAACACTCAGAACTGGTATGCCATACAGAGTAAGTCAAAGTGGAGGATTGGAAAACAACTGTCCAAGAATGAGAATGAGTAACAGTTAACTATGGTAATACCAATTGGCTGAAAGTTTTAAAGTATCATTATACTTCAAGAAAAGTTtacttaaaaagtcaaaagagaaaGTCACATAGCATGTAATAAGCAAGTTTTAATGTGAAGGGGGGAAAAAGgcagaatattaaaattataaagttatGTCTAAGAAAAAGGATTAGAGGGAACCCCGAAAAATGAAGTTTGAATAAATTATGACCATAGCCATCCCTGTTTAATTAGGAGTTAAAGAGCTGGCTCAGGTGAAGATCTGTCCTGAGAAGCTAAAGACACAGACCCATCCTGGCATGTCTTCCCAAAGAAATATGAGCATGTGGACCAAGAATTGGTCCCATTCTCAATGATTTTGGGCTGTTATGTCATTATAAAGAGGCTGGGTACCATAGCAACACCACAGGGTGTGTCCAAAGTACTTCCTAAGATTAATAGACTTGTTATGCTGGCTGCCAGGGCAAAACAGTGTCCAGAAGAGGACAAGAGTAAACCCACCGGCTGGACAGGGGCTGTAAAACCAGCCAAGCCTGGGGTCAACATTCCCTCTACTACTTGCCCCCCGACCCCCCAATTACATAGCTATATGATCCTGGGCAAACTTCTTAGGACACTAAGAATCTGTTTAGTTTTTTATAAATTGAGAAGAAACACCTACATCACTGGACTGCTCTAAGGCTTAACTGTGACATACAAAGCACGCTGAATGGTGCCTGGACACCAGAGCAGACTGCTACTGGGTGTGAATTATGCTAATGTCTCTGGACACCACTGGCAGCTGTCCAATAGTTATAAGGCAGCCTGTCAAGAACATGGACACTGGAAAGAGCATCTGGATGTAAACCTAGGCCCTGACCTTTCTCTAGTGTTGTGCTGGACAAGCAACTTGACCTTGATGGATATTGATTTTCTTGTCTGTAAGAACAAGTTATAAAAACAACTTTACAGTGGCAATaatcaaatgagaaaaggaaTACGAAAATACTATGAAATGCTAGCTATTACTACTTGGAACATCACAGGGGTTTGTTAAAATGTAGAATCCACCAGCCAGGCAGAGAGTTGGGGCACCCCTAATCCAGGGCAGTCCGGGCTCAAGTATCTCTCTCCATATGCATGGGCCTTTCCACACACCTAAGCCTCAGCTCTTGCCAGGGTTGTTTCTGATTTACCCTTTTACAACCCATCCTTCCTTTCCCCAGATTTAGTCCACATCCCTGGCAGCTGATTCCCCCAGAGCACCTCttacaggctgcagtgaagtaACATCTGCTGTACTGTAACCATCTCTTCTGTTAGACTGGGCACTCATGGTGGAATGAAATCAAGTCTCTGGGTTCCCCATGGTATACCACACGCATACCTAGGTGGTCGATAAGAGGGTGAAATAAATCAAGATAAAAGTCATGAGCTGGAGAGgtgtaaaaagagaaagaacatagAAACTAGTAGTAGGGTATGCAGAATACACAAGTTAAAGACAACTAGGTCAGGATCCAGAATTTAGAAGTCACTAAGGAGGGTTCCTAGCCCTAAAGATATCAGCAAAGGCCATATTTGAGGTGAAAATGAACAGACTACTTCAAGTTCTACTTAGGAAGCACTCCTCGAGAGTTTACACTATGAAAGACCTTACCCAATGCAACCCCAATTAACCAAAGCTGTTAATTAAGGAAGGGCTGCTTCTATCTCCTGAGGCTGGTACCTAAAATCCAATGCACATAAAAAGCAGTCGGTCACGAGCAAGAAGTCTGTGTGGTTGCCCCAAGTCATTCAAGAGTAAAGCAGAGAGCAGGTGGGGTCCCTGGCAGCTGAGACACATAGAATGAACCAACAGAAATCAGCAGTGCCACAAGCACTGATCAATATACAACTAAAAACAAAGAGGAGccattagtttctttttttttttttttctgtcgcccaggctggagtgcactgatgcgaactcagctcactgcaacctctgcctcctgggttcgagggattctcctgcttcagcctcccgagtagctgggactacaggggcccgccaccacgcccggctaattttttgtatttttagtagagagagggtttcaccactttggccaggctggtctcgacctcctgacctaaggtgatccgcccatcttggcctcccaaagtgttgggatcataggcgtgagccaccgcacccggcctgagccATTAGTTTCTGAGTAAAATATGATTATGTCCATTTTACAaccaagaaaaacagaagaaccTAGAACTTAAGCTACCTGTCCCAGCAATACCCCACAGCGGTTAAGAAAGCATTCTCAAGTTTGAATGTCTGGGCTTGAATCCTGACTTGGTTACTTGCTTAGCTGTTTTACATTGGGCAATTTCATTAACCTTGGTACCTCACTtgcctcacctgtaaaatgaagataatcacGGTATTGACTTCACCTGATACATAGCAACCTGCAAGTTTCAACTCTTATTTACAGGGTGAAATTGGGACTAAAACCTTCTGACTGAGTCTAGCATTCTATTGTATTGCGTTAACTTACATTTCCCCAATGCCAGCCAGCTCTCTGCCTCTTGACCTGGAGGCTCTCTAAACTCCAAGACCCAAGTCACAGAAGAGGTTTCAGAGTTGCTTTCTAAGGGCTGGGGAGGGAATGGCCTTGCTCTGCTCCGAAGGTTCCCTAGGCGCTCGACAAGTTGGGGAAGTTTGCGGGCTGAAAACCTATCTACTGCTAAGACCCTGGTCTCTCCTATACTATTACAGTTCCTCCCCCAGTTACTTCCTTCCCCTGCTTCCCCCAATGCCCCTAACTAAACTGCCAGACAACTGTACTGTTTTCTAGGATGCTACCACTTGTGACCCTGCATTATGTTCATGTGGGCGTGAGTCCTCTACATGCCTCATGGAGAAGAACTCTGCAGAGCTTCTTATAGTAGCCTAGCTCAAAGCCACTGGGTGTGCAGGCAACGTTACTTTCCAAGGCCTGGGTTCCCAGCCACCTAAAGGCATTAACATCAAACAATTGGTAAAGAACAATTAGCGTCTTATCAAGTTGAGTATAAGCTAGGCTCCCGGCTCTACCAAACTTCTAACTATTCTGTTGTATGAGTCTTGAGAGTTTGTcctggatttgtgtgtgtgtgtgtgtgtcctcacTTGCTATTTGTCGGAAGAATCAGTGTGTGCCTTAGACAAAGCAACAGAATTTCTGACTGACAATGACTCAGGCTTGCCTGCTGTCTAAGTGGCAGTAATCTTGAACTTTGTTTTAGGCACATTCAGGACAGGCATTCTAGCAATGGAAAACAAGGGGATAAAAGCAAACTGTTGATGCCTTCACTCCTCTCTTTATGTGAGAAgtatttcaaagttaaaaacaTGGGCACCAACCCTTCAACCAAATAATTTACAGGATTgtaaatgtgcttttaaaaagcCTGGGAGGCTGCTTTGAGTGCTATCACTAACTCATTGAGGATAAAGTTTTGTCCcttttctgggcttcagtttccttcctTGTGAAACAGGCAGCCAGGTCACACATTTACGACCTCTTTCTAGTCCTCCAAAGCTTCTGCTGTCTTAACGCTTCTGGGCAGGACATGTTTGGTCTGTGTACAGAATGGAAGGAGACAATGCATTTAAGTCTCTCAAACAACATGGGGTAAGACCAAGAACAGCATTTCAGgacatttctctttttcatacTGGATTATTTTATTAGCCAAATAGTGAAACGGACTCACTTTGTCTCTTCACCTATCCACAGTCCTAGGCACCCTACTTTCAAGCCCACCTTCTCCCTAACTCCTGATTCTCTTTCCTCTTAATTCTTGTACAAAGCCCTAGGCTCATGAGTTGACTGGTCATTTCCTCCAGTGATCTTGATAGCATTTAAGTCTTCCTCCAGCTCTCAAACTTTTCAAATGTAAGTTCCTTTggggcaaggggtggtgtgttttgctttgcttttttttctttcccttctaatACCACAGCAGGGACTCGGCATTAGGTTTAGTTGAGACTTCAAGACAAATTCACACTTTTTGGCCTGTTTCAAAATCATTCTGAGTTTTAGGAGCCAGGGTCAAGGGTGACTGCAAAGGACTTTTCTATTTAATGAGAGAGCTGAACCAGGTTATCTCTAGGACTCCTTCCAGCTCTAACATTACTGGGTGGTATTTGCATGTGTAAACCCAGGGTCCCAGGACAGATTAAGACCCCTAAATTTTGGAATCCAGAATAAAGAAAGTTTAACTTCCAGTAATTTTGGTCTCTGTCctctattttaagaaacaaaaatgattacCTATTTACTACTTGAAAAATCAACACATTGCAAGTACGCTTGAATGTCATTTTCATAAGCAGAAACAACACACATTTTCTTCACTGCTCTGTCTCTGAGCCCTGAACACCGCAGAggttcaaatattttcaatacaaTAATCAACTGAAAGGGACGGATCCAATCTAGTATGTGGCCTAAAGCAAAAGATTTCATTCTTCTAGGTCTCAGTTTTAGTTCGCAAAGGGAGGAGGAAAACACCAGTGTTTCTGTCAACTTGGTGTGCCTGACAACACAGAAAATAAGGTGTGTTCTATGGTGAAACAAGTTTGGGAAACTTGAGCAAGAACAATGTGAATCTTGAAGTGGGTGAGGGTAGAAGAGTACAGAACATGGTGTGAACTTATATGAGGCAGTGAATTCCTCCCTATGTGAAGCACTTGCTGACATTAACAGTTTGCACAGTGACCCTATGTACCTAATGTCATAGGTACATACTCACTATCTTACAATAAAGGAATGCTCCTCACAGGGTTCAAACAATTTGCTCCATGTTTTGTGTAGTCAGTCCTGGGATGAGCCAGGAGGTCTAACCCCAAATCCATGGTACTAACCACTATGCTATGCTGCCATGGGTCACTTTGGAATTTTGACAAATTCTTTGGGTGAGGAAAGTCTACATAGTATTTATATGTTGACAGAGTAGGCAAGAGCTTCAAGCTGAGGTTGAAGGTTCGAGACTGGCATCAATGAACCGAAGACACAGGAATAAACATTTGGCAAAGTGAAGTCCAACATCCCAAGGCAATCTTGTAGTAGGAAGTCCAGACCATTCATTGGCAGTAGAGGAGAAGACTGGGAAAAGTCTGAGAATAGAAGGACTTCAAAATAAGTGATGCACTCCTAGAATATGGGTAAGATAAAAGAATATCCTagggagcctttttttttttttttttttgagacagagtctcgctctgtcgcccaggctggagtgcagtggcgcgatatcggctcactgcaagctctgcctcccgcgttcatgccgttctcctgcctcagcctcccgagtagctgggactacaggtgcccactaccacgcctggctaattttttgtatttttagtagagacggggtttcaccgtgttagccaggatggtctccatctcctgatccgcccgtctcggcctcccaaagtgctgggattacaggccgtgagccaccgcgcccggcctttttttttttttttgagacagggtcttgctctgtcgcccaggttacagtgcaggatcatagctcactgtagcctcaacctcgcaggctcaagcgatcctcctgcctctgcctctcgagcagctggggcTATAAGACTGTGCCATCacgtccggctattttttttctattttttgtggagaccagGGTCTCATTTTGgtgcccaagctgttctcaaactcctgggctcaagccatcctcccgcctcagcctcccaaagtgctgggatgacagtcgtgagccatcgtgccctgcTGGAagtcttttcaaaacaaaaacactcaccCTGGGGAGAGGGTGGGCTTCTCAGAATGGATGGGGCAGGGACGGACTTTATAAAGTTACACATCTATTTGAAGGACTCCAGGTGATACTTATTCACGTTTCCAACTCCACTGTCAAACAATTGACTTGTAATGGGACAAAGCGTTCTCTTAGGAAAGAGACTTCCTACTACAAGACCGCCTTGGGATGTGGCACTTCACTTTGCCAAATGTTTATTCCTGTGTCCTCAGTTCATTGATGCCAGTCTCGAACCTTCAATCTCAGCTTGAAGTTCTTACCTACTCTCTCAATCTGTAAGCTGTGCAAAAGCTCCAAACAAGGTTTTAGGAAACCACCTTCTCCAAACTCACCCCAAATCCTACCCATTATTAAAAGTTCATCCTCAGGGTATGGAGAACAGCATTACGCCTTTGAAAGGATCCAGGCCTTGAATCAAGACAGATCTGGGCTCCCGTCACTTAAACTCTGAGAAATACAAGGAAACAAGGAGTCCAGTCTAACTTCTCTTTCAAGTGGATTAACCCTGATCAAGTTATTTGTTCACTTCTAAGTCTTAGTTTCTCTATTTATAGAAAGAGGATAGAACCTACTTTTGAAGTTATTACCTAAAAATTACTTCAGCACTAATACCACAGCTGGGACTCGGATTAGTAAACTTTCTTCCcctggatcctcctgcctcagaaagTCTCCTCAAACTTTCTActgcccctctcctcctctccgaGCAGACACTTAGCTACTGGTGGTATGAAAGGCTTGTAGGTACTGGGTAGTTAGGATGAACACATTCCCTAACTGCAGTTAAAACCCGGAAACTAAGATAATTAGTTCTTCCAGGACTGCAAGACCTCTTGCCTCAATGAACCCCATTTTCCTTTTAAGTAAAACCATCTGCCAGCCAGCCTCTGAGGTTAAAAAGATTAAGAACGTAAAACGGAGGAAAAAGATGTTGGATGCTTTGTTATGTGACAGCTCTCAAGGCCACCTGTGAGGGCTGTCAGCCTGCATGCCTCAGAGGACCAAGCCAGAAAACCGTCAGTTTGCTTGGCTGCCTGGGATGAAGGGCTGGGGGCCTCAGAAAAAAAGGCAGACGAGGAAGCCACAAGAGTTTGGGGGTTGGAGCTGGAGGGTGTCGGGAAACTTGGGAAAGCAAGACTGGGAGAGGGTGTGGGTGGGTCCagtgaagttttttctttttgtttgttttgggaggGAAACAGAGGTCCTAGGGGGTGAGGGGACTCTGCAGCTTTGCTACTAACTGAACCCAACCCCTCCTCCACTCCTCGACGGATCTTAAATAGAAGACGTTTAATAACCATAGCTCACAAATGTTGAGCAGTTATTAAGTTAATGGTTAGCACTTAAACGAGCTCTTGTTATGGAAATACCAGCCAACTTTAGGCTCCGGGGCTGATCCTGGGACCGCAGAAGAGAGAGGGCCGAAAGCCTGGAACCAGGAAAGGAGGGTGTGTCTGGGCACAGAGTGACAGGGACCAGGTCTGAGGCCTAGAAGAGCCGGGAACAGTGTGGGTCAAGCCGTCCGGAGAGCAGGGGGTCCAGGCCCTGCGTGGGTGGAAAGGCCCGCGGTGCTCCTACCTTTCAGTGAGGTCTCCACCAGGCGCAGGTAAAGCTGCGAGCTCTTGTTGCCGTGACTCATGCGCTGGGCTAGCCCGTTGCGCTGCAGGACGCACTCCTCAAACTGCACGACGTTCTGGTGGCGCCGCTTGAGGCTGGTGAGGGCCCAGAATTCAGCCAGCGCCAGCTCCACGTTCTCAGGGGCGTCGCAGCGGATCTTCTTGACCGCCACCCGGGCcccgctgcgcccggccactgCCTCATAAACCACGCCGTAGCTGCCGCGCCCGATCTCCGCCAACAGGCTGTAGCGCGGCCGCGCGGACCCGCCACCGCCCTCCGGCCGTCGCCGCGCCAGGTAGGCCTCGCCCGGGGCCTCGGCCGCCACCGGATCCATGGCCtgggccgccgccgccggcctCAGCTTCGTGCTGGGCGCCCGCGGCACTGGGCTTCGCCTTTTCCGCTCCGGGCTTTGTGTACCTCTGCGGGCGCCGTCCTTCCCCGTTTCCATGGCTGCGGGCGGCGGGGGGAGCAGCAACGGCGCTGCCCGGGCCCCCCCTGCCTCATCCCTCCGTCCGGCCCTGGGACGCGGAGGAGCGGGACCTTGGATTGTGACCTGCGGGCGAAAGAATCGGTTAAACGACCAGGCCGAGGCGGGGAGGCCAGGAGTGTAGGCCGCGGGGcgtcccacctcctcctcccccgGCCGCCGCGGCCCCTTTAAGACGGAAGCCACCACCGCTGATTGaacgggggaggggaggggaaagcgGGAAAGACGGAACCACTGGGCAGCGGATCAGAGGGGGAAccggaaagaaaagcaaaaactctCCGCTCTCTCTGTTAGCTTGTCATGTAGCGATAGGAAAAAGAAGAGCCAGCAAGCTTCACGCCTTCTGAAAGCCGCCTTAGGACGCGATTTGGCCGGCGGAAATCTTTTTCTTTGCCTGGCCCCCTCCGTGACGCCCCTCCCCGCGCCCCGCCTTGTGTTCGCCCGCGTGTAAACAGTCCATTGAATTAAGCCCTAGCGGAGCCCAGCGGACCGACCCAAGTCCCCGAGGGCGGCGGGTAGAAGGGATTGGCTCAAAAGTTCGGCTTCTCGGAGCGTGACCGGCCGAGGACCCGATTTCCCTTCCCAAGCGCGGAGGCAGTGGCAGTAACTCCAGCCTCGGCGCTGGCCTTAAGTCCTCGAACGGCGCCCTTACCTGGCCCGCGCACCTCCACTTCCGGGCGGCCCGTTTCCTCCCTGGAGCCCCTGCCTGGGGATGGTCCGCTCCGGGCCTGGGCTGCCTCCGGGACCGAGCAGCGCGGGAGGTGGCCGGAGCCCGGCGTGCAGCGGATCCTTCTGCTGCTGCGGCGCACGCTGGGGAGGCCCAGGCTCCTAGACTCCCGTGGCTTTCCACGTGTTCGCGCCAGCTGAGCCCTTTACATAACCTCTTTATATAAGCTGCACCTCCCGCCGGCGCCCGGGCCAGCGGAGACTCCTGGTGGCCCATCCCCCGGGAGGCCAGCCGAGTGAGTCCTGCACCGCCCGGTCCTGCCAAGGTCGACGGAGCAGCCGCAGCCGAGCGCACCGGCACGCCTTGCCGAGACCCAATCACCGGCGAGAACACCCAGCCAACAAAAAATAGGCGCCAAATTCCCGTGATCCGCGGCGGGCTCCGGGTCTCCGCAGCGGCCCGCGCATCACCACCCCTTCTCGCCTGACCTGCGTGAAGACCAATCGTCCGCAGTAGGCGTCTAATAAATACTGATTGGGTGATGTCTTGGTCGTTTGATTCATATGTCGGGCCTGGGAACCTCAGGGACTGAGTTGGAATCCCGACCTTCCCTTCTACCAAGACAGTTATCTTGTGCAAATCATTGACCCACCCTGAGCATCCGTTTCTCTGAGGATCTATTAAGAATGGGCCTTAATTCTCAGGAATGATAGACCCAAATGAAATACCTAG comes from Macaca fascicularis isolate 582-1 chromosome 10, T2T-MFA8v1.1 and encodes:
- the STK35 gene encoding serine/threonine-protein kinase 35, whose product is MGHQESPLARAPAGGAAYIKRLCKGLSWREHVESHGSLGAWASPACAAAAEGSAARRAPATSRAARSRRQPRPGADHPQAGAPGRKRAARKWRCAGQVTIQGPAPPRPRAGRRDEAGGARAAPLLLPPPPAAMETGKDGARRGTQSPERKRRSPVPRAPSTKLRPAAAAQAMDPVAAEAPGEAYLARRRPEGGGGSARPRYSLLAEIGRGSYGVVYEAVAGRSGARVAVKKIRCDAPENVELALAEFWALTSLKRRHQNVVQFEECVLQRNGLAQRMSHGNKSSQLYLRLVETSLKGERILGYAEEPCYLWFVMEFCEGGDLNQYVLSRRPDPATNKSFMLQLTSAIAFLHKNHIVHRDLKPDNILITERSGTPILKVADFGLSKVCAGLAPRGKEGNQDNKNVNVNKYWLSSACGSDFYMAPEVWEGHYTAKADIFALGIIIWAMIERITFIDSETKKELLGTYIKQGTEIVPVGEALLENPKMELHIPQKRRTSMSEGIKQLLKDMLAANPQDRPDAFELETRMDQVTCAA